In a genomic window of Sphingomonas sp. LR60:
- a CDS encoding bactofilin family protein, producing MSKNATFSMIGADVVITGDISASADLHIDGQVRGDVSCLALVQGAASEMVGTIVAQSAHLAGTVRGSIVVDSLVIQRSAHFVGDAHYETLTVEQSARVEGTFATGGGERPATKAPVAPIATVPSVDAPPLRGEGEAEQATDG from the coding sequence ATGAGCAAGAATGCGACCTTTTCGATGATCGGTGCCGATGTCGTCATCACGGGCGACATCTCCGCCTCGGCCGACCTGCACATCGACGGCCAGGTCCGCGGGGACGTCAGTTGCCTCGCGCTGGTGCAAGGCGCCGCCAGCGAGATGGTCGGCACGATCGTCGCGCAATCCGCCCATCTGGCCGGCACGGTGCGTGGCAGCATCGTCGTCGACAGCCTCGTCATCCAGCGCAGCGCGCATTTCGTCGGCGACGCGCATTACGAGACGCTGACGGTCGAACAGAGCGCGCGCGTCGAAGGAACGTTCGCCACGGGCGGCGGCGAGCGGCCCGCCACGAAGGCGCCCGTCGCGCCGATCGCGACGGTGCCCTCGGTGGACGCGCCGCCGCTGCGCGGGGAAGGCGAAGCGGAGCAGGCGACTGACGGCTGA
- a CDS encoding sugar transferase, translated as MIPKRLFDLFVSGIGLLLLSPLLVAVAVAIKLDSPGPVFFRQVRIGRAGKPFRIHKYRTMRVALSGETREITVGRDPRITRIGHHLRRSKIDELPQLFDVFRGAMSIVGPRPEVPRYVEHYADSLRDIILSVRPGITDESSLHFIDEAELLSHQDDPECYYIEHIIPIKNSYHAKYVDNLSLSRDITILLNTLRRVLARVH; from the coding sequence ATGATCCCGAAGCGCCTCTTTGACCTGTTCGTCAGCGGTATTGGATTGCTTCTCCTGTCACCGCTGCTTGTCGCGGTCGCAGTGGCGATCAAGCTGGACTCGCCCGGTCCGGTCTTCTTTCGTCAGGTTCGCATCGGTCGTGCCGGCAAACCATTCCGTATCCACAAATATCGCACCATGCGTGTCGCACTTTCGGGTGAAACTCGCGAGATCACGGTCGGCCGCGATCCGCGGATCACGCGCATCGGCCATCATCTGCGGCGCTCCAAGATCGACGAATTGCCGCAGCTGTTCGACGTGTTTCGCGGAGCGATGAGCATCGTCGGCCCTCGGCCCGAGGTGCCACGCTATGTAGAACATTATGCGGACAGTCTGCGTGATATCATTTTGAGCGTTCGACCGGGTATTACCGATGAATCCTCACTACACTTTATTGATGAAGCTGAACTCCTGTCTCATCAGGATGATCCCGAATGTTATTACATTGAACACATCATACCGATAAAAAATAGCTACCATGCAAAGTATGTCGACAATCTTTCTTTAAGTCGAGATATCACAATTCTCCTTAATACCCTACGCCGAGTGCTTGCGCGGGTACATTAA
- a CDS encoding septal ring lytic transglycosylase RlpA family protein, with amino-acid sequence MIGALALLLGGCGGRYRAVSDTPVTIGRPYVVRGVSYVPAAAPDYDMLGRASWYGGESGNRTARGEKFRPGWITAAHATLPLPSYVEVTSLDTGRVIVVRVNDRGPFARGRIIDLSKGAAQALGLRDAGHGAVRVRIVQPDERDRERLRHGKPAAARPDADPQALAFWRSQLAASGM; translated from the coding sequence TTGATCGGCGCGCTGGCGCTGCTGCTCGGCGGCTGCGGCGGGCGCTATCGGGCGGTCAGCGATACGCCGGTGACGATCGGGCGGCCCTATGTGGTGCGCGGGGTCAGCTATGTCCCGGCCGCCGCGCCCGATTACGACATGCTGGGGCGCGCGAGCTGGTACGGCGGCGAGAGCGGCAACCGCACCGCGCGCGGCGAGAAGTTCCGCCCCGGCTGGATCACCGCCGCGCACGCCACGCTGCCGCTGCCGAGCTATGTCGAGGTGACGTCGCTCGATACCGGCCGCGTGATCGTGGTGCGCGTCAACGATCGCGGACCGTTCGCGCGCGGGCGGATCATCGACCTGTCGAAAGGCGCGGCGCAGGCGCTGGGGCTGCGCGACGCCGGGCATGGCGCGGTGCGGGTGCGCATCGTCCAGCCGGACGAGCGCGACCGCGAACGGCTGCGCCACGGCAAGCCCGCCGCGGCGCGCCCGGACGCCGATCCGCAGGCGCTGGCGTTCTGGCGGTCGCAGCTGGCCGCGTCGGGGATGTAG
- a CDS encoding putative 2OG-Fe(II) oxygenase — protein sequence MSSPPPTTAAFAPQVARAVATWREADVIAALTAAIDRTPEDAALWQLLAAAQRAAQDHAAALAAARRAATLAPDDALITHTLARITLEAGNPAVALFDHALALAPLDAGVMLGRAAALVAAGQADVATTFLADVLRQHPGWYDGHATLARLRWQAGDRRDYADSYATALATRPRDGLLWRDHAATVARAGQTEAARRIVAQARAAVGVSRTLDLLEAGTFSEDGALAAADRLYRPHLPIADVEALAGYVRHLLRAHRADAARAALEGRLTHETHDLWPLAALAWRLTGDPRSDWLERGEAFVRVFDLTAQLGPIDDLAATLRTLHRTIAAPLDQSLRGGTQTDGPLFARQDPAIVRLRDAVRAAVARYVADLPAPDPAHPLLAPRRDALRFAGSWSVRLTDRGHHVDHVHPAGWISSACYIALPDAQPGEPPQAGWLSLGDAPTLLGDTLPPWQTIAPQPGRLVLFPSFMWHRTHPFAAGERLTVAFDIARPPL from the coding sequence ATGTCCTCCCCTCCACCCACCACCGCCGCCTTCGCCCCGCAGGTCGCGCGCGCCGTCGCGACGTGGCGCGAGGCCGACGTGATCGCCGCGCTGACTGCCGCCATCGACCGCACCCCCGAGGACGCCGCGCTGTGGCAATTGCTCGCTGCCGCGCAACGCGCCGCGCAGGACCACGCTGCCGCGCTCGCCGCCGCGCGCCGCGCCGCGACGCTCGCCCCCGATGACGCGCTGATCACGCACACGCTCGCACGTATCACGCTCGAGGCCGGCAACCCCGCGGTCGCGCTGTTCGACCATGCGCTCGCGCTTGCGCCGCTCGACGCCGGGGTGATGCTCGGCCGCGCGGCCGCGTTGGTCGCCGCGGGGCAGGCCGATGTCGCCACCACGTTTCTCGCCGACGTGCTCCGCCAGCACCCCGGCTGGTACGACGGCCACGCCACGCTTGCGCGGTTGCGCTGGCAGGCCGGCGACCGTCGCGATTACGCCGACAGCTATGCGACGGCGCTCGCGACGCGCCCGCGTGACGGGTTGCTGTGGCGCGACCATGCCGCGACCGTCGCGCGTGCCGGACAGACCGAGGCGGCGCGCCGCATCGTCGCGCAGGCGCGCGCCGCGGTCGGCGTAAGCCGCACGCTCGACCTGCTCGAAGCCGGCACCTTTTCCGAGGATGGCGCGCTCGCCGCGGCCGACCGCCTGTACCGGCCGCATCTTCCGATCGCCGATGTCGAGGCGCTCGCCGGCTACGTCCGCCATCTGTTGCGCGCGCACCGCGCCGACGCCGCGCGCGCCGCGCTCGAAGGACGGCTGACGCATGAGACACATGATCTGTGGCCGCTCGCCGCGCTGGCGTGGCGGCTGACCGGCGACCCGCGCAGCGACTGGCTGGAGCGGGGCGAGGCATTCGTGCGCGTCTTCGATCTCACCGCGCAGCTCGGCCCGATCGACGACCTCGCCGCGACGCTGCGCACGCTCCACCGCACGATCGCCGCGCCGCTCGACCAGTCGCTGCGCGGCGGGACGCAGACCGACGGCCCGTTGTTCGCGCGACAGGACCCGGCGATCGTACGGCTGCGCGACGCGGTGCGCGCGGCGGTCGCGCGCTATGTCGCCGATCTGCCCGCTCCCGACCCCGCGCATCCGCTGCTCGCGCCGCGTCGCGACGCGCTGCGCTTCGCCGGGTCGTGGTCGGTGCGGCTCACCGATCGCGGGCATCATGTCGATCACGTCCATCCGGCGGGCTGGATCAGCTCGGCCTGTTACATCGCGCTCCCCGACGCGCAGCCGGGGGAGCCGCCGCAGGCGGGCTGGCTCAGCCTCGGCGACGCCCCGACGCTGCTCGGCGACACGCTCCCGCCCTGGCAGACGATCGCGCCGCAGCCGGGGCGGCTGGTGCTGTTCCCCTCCTTTATGTGGCACCGCACGCATCCGTTCGCGGCCGGCGAGCGGCTGACGGTCGCCTTCGACATCGCGCGCCCGCCGCTTTAG
- a CDS encoding tetratricopeptide repeat-containing sulfotransferase family protein translates to MTDVSELIAAATARARANDVAGGLALIESALQQTPDERALIEFGGLLAAHSGQTDRAAALFAQLLALDPGNDPARINLATALLSAGRAAEALAVADGHAHAKLRLLAAHARVATGAGEAADYEAIVAADPRDYRAWNNLGSARLAEGRVDDAVAAFDEAVRHAPNDVRLYINLAQALRDAGRFDVRQRVMRDAAALAPNDPEVLLELGTAEAACENPVGAEQALRRAIALTDGYTGAFVELGLLLESVNRIDELEQVVDALAARAPDAIELDFLRAWVARRRGHVAEALALAERVPDEIHPLRRHQLLGDLYDRQGQPEKAFAAFTAMNAAAQSLYPAAPGDSYRDRLAVISARLTPDQVASWHPLAPDRHRAAPVFVVGFPRSGTTLLDTLLMNVDGVHVLEEQPFLALATQSMGLTEDGLATLDDAGAAAMRVSYFDQADAVTPPGTRLLVDKHPLHMVRIATIRRLFPTAKIVLVERHPCDAVLSCFMANFRLNTAMRSFTTLDETARVYDAAFTIFENGIRLFPELKVHRVRYERMIADLESELRGLFNFLDLEWHPHYADHRTSALARGPVKTASYAQITEPLYTRALARWERYRTPLAPVMPILEPWIDALGYID, encoded by the coding sequence ATGACAGACGTTTCCGAGCTGATCGCCGCGGCGACCGCCCGCGCCCGCGCCAATGACGTCGCCGGCGGCCTCGCCTTGATCGAGAGCGCGTTGCAGCAAACCCCCGACGAGCGCGCGCTCATCGAGTTCGGCGGTCTGCTCGCAGCGCATTCGGGGCAGACCGACCGCGCGGCAGCGCTGTTCGCGCAATTGCTCGCGCTCGATCCCGGCAACGATCCGGCGCGGATCAATCTCGCCACCGCGTTGCTGAGCGCCGGGCGCGCCGCGGAGGCGCTCGCGGTCGCCGACGGCCATGCGCACGCCAAGCTCCGGCTGCTCGCCGCCCATGCGCGCGTCGCGACCGGCGCGGGCGAGGCGGCGGATTACGAGGCGATCGTCGCCGCCGACCCGCGCGACTATCGCGCGTGGAACAACCTGGGCAGCGCGCGGCTGGCCGAGGGCAGGGTGGACGATGCGGTCGCGGCGTTCGACGAGGCGGTGCGCCATGCGCCGAACGACGTCCGCCTCTACATCAACCTGGCGCAGGCGTTGCGCGACGCCGGGCGGTTCGACGTCCGCCAGCGCGTGATGCGCGATGCCGCCGCGCTCGCGCCGAACGATCCCGAGGTGCTGCTCGAACTCGGCACCGCCGAGGCCGCGTGCGAGAACCCGGTCGGCGCCGAACAGGCGCTGCGCCGCGCGATCGCGCTGACTGACGGCTATACGGGCGCGTTCGTCGAGCTGGGGCTGCTGCTCGAAAGCGTCAACCGCATCGACGAACTGGAGCAGGTGGTCGACGCGCTGGCGGCGCGCGCGCCCGATGCGATCGAGCTGGATTTCCTGCGCGCGTGGGTCGCGCGTCGTCGCGGCCATGTCGCCGAGGCGCTCGCGCTGGCCGAGCGCGTGCCGGACGAGATTCACCCGCTGCGCCGCCATCAATTGCTCGGCGATCTCTACGACCGGCAGGGTCAGCCCGAAAAAGCCTTCGCTGCCTTCACCGCGATGAACGCGGCGGCGCAATCGCTCTATCCCGCCGCACCGGGCGACAGCTATCGTGATCGGCTCGCGGTAATTTCGGCGCGGTTGACGCCCGATCAGGTCGCTTCGTGGCACCCGCTGGCGCCCGATCGACACCGCGCCGCGCCGGTGTTCGTCGTCGGCTTCCCCCGCTCGGGCACCACCTTGCTCGACACGCTGCTGATGAACGTCGACGGCGTGCATGTCCTTGAGGAACAGCCGTTTCTCGCGCTCGCTACCCAGTCGATGGGGCTGACCGAGGACGGGCTGGCGACGCTCGACGATGCCGGGGCCGCCGCAATGCGGGTAAGCTATTTCGATCAGGCAGATGCGGTCACGCCGCCGGGCACGCGGCTGCTTGTCGACAAGCACCCGCTCCACATGGTGCGCATCGCGACGATCCGCCGGCTGTTCCCGACCGCGAAAATCGTGCTGGTCGAACGACATCCATGCGATGCGGTGCTCAGCTGCTTCATGGCCAACTTCCGGCTCAACACCGCGATGCGCAGCTTCACCACGCTCGACGAAACCGCCCGCGTCTACGACGCCGCCTTCACGATTTTCGAGAACGGAATCAGGCTCTTCCCGGAGCTGAAGGTCCACCGCGTCCGCTACGAACGGATGATCGCCGACCTCGAATCCGAGCTGCGCGGCCTGTTCAACTTCCTCGATCTCGAATGGCACCCGCACTACGCCGACCACCGCACGAGCGCCCTGGCGCGCGGCCCCGTAAAAACAGCCAGTTACGCGCAGATCACCGAACCGCTCTACACCCGCGCGCTGGCACGCTGGGAACGCTACCGCACGCCATTGGCACCAGTGATGCCGATCCTCGAACCATGGATCGACGCGCTCGGCTACATCGATTGA
- a CDS encoding TonB-dependent receptor domain-containing protein yields MRRRLLASTIVAGAMLGSLPAAAQVANDPTGASAGPLEGQAPVANADGDNKAAQGGDIVVTGSRIRSPNLEATSPVTVVNSEEFKLTGTTRTEDLINSLPQAFAGQSGNISNGSSGIATINLRGLGAERNLVLVNGRRVVPGDPTSAAVDINVIPAAIIKRVDVLTGGASSVYGADAVTGVVNFVMDTDFEGFRLDGQYSMFNHNNRGGGGILPALNSSSPYGAPAGYPSGMSTDGGTIDVTAAFGTSFDDGRGHITAYAGYRKINPVLQANRDYSSCSLSANTASVVQSTGRPYACAGSATSPQGSFVAFDGTGADFTSTFFQPGQGGAFVSGRTPFNFNPLNYYQRPDERYTAGFFANYEVSNAIKPYAEFMFMDDRTVAQIAPSGNFGNTTSINCDNPLLGAAQQAFVCRRDNLLVANNAANQLTGQRVVGQAIYNPSVYNDTTAASFFDPVTGQPYNRGYLQVFRRNVEGGPRQDDLQHTSFRGVLGSRGDLGSAWSYDAYYQYGRTNYAETYANDFSITRLGRALDVVSNPNGGAPVCRSVLTGEDPNCVPYNVFSLNSVTPAAVAYLSTPGFQRGVVSEQVASASFSGQLGEYGIKSPWANEGLGLAIGAEYRKEALDLKTDIAFQTGDLSGQGAATLPVSGSFNVKEVFGELRVPVVFDSFIYNLSFTGGYRYSSYKTSAGRGFSTDTYKLEGEFAPIRDIRFRGGYNRAVRAPTVQDLFAPQRVALVGNSDPCAGRELTAADQGCLLQGLRVGQTVAENPSSQYNGLIGGNQNLVPEVADTYTAGVVLQPRFLPRFALTVDFFDIKVKGAVTTIGTDTILNACNTTLNTEFCGLVNRDAAGSLWLTPQGYVTNTTRNIGGLATRGIDVGASYSYPLGGLGSLGFNFNGTWLDRLVTDTGVSGSYDCVGLFGTTCLQPTPEWRHNARVSFSSPSGVGMSVRWRYFGNVKIDATDPNTNLNNGGASGPAPGGVARPGLAELGVQSYFDLAMTFRVNDAYTFRLGANNLLDREPPLTGSQACPGVVCNGNTFPGVYDALGRYIYAGVTLNL; encoded by the coding sequence ATGAGGCGTCGACTGCTCGCCAGCACGATCGTTGCCGGCGCGATGCTGGGCAGCCTGCCCGCCGCGGCACAGGTCGCGAACGATCCGACCGGCGCCAGCGCGGGTCCGCTCGAGGGTCAGGCACCGGTCGCGAACGCCGATGGTGACAACAAGGCCGCACAGGGCGGCGACATCGTCGTCACCGGTTCGCGCATCCGCTCGCCGAACCTCGAGGCGACCAGCCCGGTCACCGTCGTCAACAGCGAAGAGTTCAAGCTGACCGGCACGACGCGTACCGAAGACCTCATCAACTCGCTGCCGCAGGCGTTCGCCGGGCAGAGCGGCAACATCTCGAACGGTTCGAGCGGTATCGCCACCATCAACCTGCGCGGCCTGGGTGCCGAGCGCAACCTGGTGCTGGTCAACGGCCGTCGCGTCGTTCCGGGCGATCCCACCTCGGCCGCGGTCGACATCAACGTCATCCCCGCCGCGATCATCAAGCGCGTCGACGTGCTGACCGGCGGCGCCTCGTCGGTGTACGGTGCCGACGCGGTCACCGGCGTCGTCAACTTCGTCATGGACACCGACTTCGAGGGCTTCCGCCTCGACGGTCAGTATTCGATGTTCAACCACAACAACCGTGGTGGCGGCGGCATCCTGCCGGCGCTGAACAGCAGCTCGCCCTACGGCGCGCCGGCCGGCTATCCGAGCGGCATGAGCACCGACGGCGGCACGATCGACGTCACCGCGGCGTTCGGCACCAGCTTCGACGACGGTCGCGGCCACATCACTGCCTACGCCGGCTATCGCAAGATCAACCCCGTGCTCCAGGCGAACCGCGACTATTCGTCGTGCTCGCTGAGCGCGAACACCGCCTCGGTGGTGCAGAGCACCGGCCGGCCCTATGCCTGCGCCGGTTCGGCGACCTCGCCGCAGGGCTCGTTCGTCGCGTTCGACGGCACCGGTGCGGACTTCACCTCGACCTTCTTCCAGCCCGGCCAGGGCGGGGCGTTCGTGTCGGGCCGCACGCCGTTCAACTTCAACCCGCTGAACTATTACCAGCGCCCCGACGAGCGCTACACCGCCGGCTTCTTCGCGAACTACGAAGTGTCGAACGCGATCAAGCCGTACGCCGAGTTCATGTTCATGGACGACCGCACCGTCGCGCAGATCGCGCCGTCGGGCAATTTCGGCAACACCACCTCGATCAACTGCGACAACCCGCTGCTGGGCGCCGCGCAGCAGGCGTTCGTCTGCCGTCGTGACAATCTGCTCGTCGCGAACAACGCCGCCAACCAGCTGACCGGCCAGCGCGTCGTCGGCCAGGCGATCTACAATCCGAGCGTGTATAACGACACCACGGCGGCGAGCTTCTTCGACCCCGTCACCGGCCAGCCGTACAACCGCGGCTACCTGCAGGTCTTCCGTCGCAACGTCGAGGGCGGCCCGCGTCAGGACGATCTGCAGCACACCAGCTTCCGTGGCGTGCTCGGTTCGCGCGGCGATCTGGGCAGCGCCTGGTCGTATGACGCTTACTATCAGTACGGCCGTACGAACTACGCCGAGACCTATGCCAATGACTTCTCGATCACGCGCCTCGGCCGTGCGCTCGACGTCGTGTCGAACCCGAACGGCGGCGCGCCCGTCTGCCGCTCGGTGCTGACCGGTGAGGATCCCAACTGCGTTCCCTACAACGTCTTCTCGCTCAACAGCGTGACGCCGGCAGCGGTCGCCTATCTCTCGACCCCGGGCTTCCAGCGCGGCGTCGTCAGCGAGCAGGTGGCCTCGGCCAGCTTCTCGGGCCAGCTCGGCGAATACGGGATCAAGAGCCCGTGGGCGAACGAGGGCCTCGGCCTCGCGATCGGCGCCGAATATCGTAAGGAAGCGCTCGACCTGAAGACCGACATCGCCTTCCAGACCGGCGACCTGTCGGGCCAGGGCGCGGCGACGCTCCCGGTCTCGGGTTCGTTCAACGTCAAGGAAGTGTTCGGCGAGCTTCGCGTGCCGGTCGTGTTCGACAGCTTCATCTACAACCTGTCGTTCACCGGCGGCTATCGCTACTCGTCGTACAAGACCTCGGCGGGCCGCGGCTTCTCGACCGACACCTACAAGCTCGAGGGTGAATTCGCCCCGATCCGCGACATCCGCTTCCGCGGCGGCTACAACCGCGCCGTTCGCGCACCGACCGTCCAGGATCTGTTCGCACCGCAGCGCGTCGCGCTGGTCGGCAACAGCGATCCGTGCGCGGGCCGCGAGCTGACCGCGGCGGACCAGGGCTGTCTGTTGCAGGGCCTGCGCGTCGGTCAGACCGTCGCCGAGAACCCGTCGAGCCAGTATAACGGCCTGATCGGCGGCAACCAGAACCTGGTGCCGGAAGTCGCGGACACCTACACCGCGGGTGTCGTGCTTCAGCCGCGGTTCCTGCCGCGCTTCGCGCTGACCGTCGACTTCTTCGACATCAAGGTGAAGGGTGCGGTCACCACGATCGGCACCGACACGATCCTCAACGCCTGCAACACGACGCTCAACACCGAGTTCTGCGGTCTGGTCAATCGTGACGCGGCGGGCTCGCTGTGGCTGACGCCGCAGGGCTATGTCACCAACACCACCCGCAACATCGGTGGTCTGGCGACGCGCGGCATCGACGTCGGCGCCAGCTATTCCTACCCGCTGGGTGGGCTGGGCTCGCTGGGCTTCAACTTCAACGGCACGTGGCTCGACCGTCTGGTCACCGACACGGGCGTCAGCGGTTCGTACGACTGCGTCGGCCTGTTCGGCACCACCTGTCTCCAGCCGACCCCGGAATGGCGCCACAACGCGCGCGTGAGCTTCAGCTCGCCGTCGGGCGTCGGGATGTCGGTGCGGTGGCGCTACTTCGGTAACGTGAAGATCGACGCGACCGATCCGAACACCAACCTCAACAACGGCGGCGCCAGCGGCCCGGCCCCGGGTGGCGTCGCCCGTCCGGGTCTCGCCGAGCTGGGCGTGCAGAGCTACTTCGACCTGGCGATGACGTTCCGTGTCAACGACGCGTACACGTTCCGCCTCGGCGCGAACAACCTGCTCGACCGCGAGCCGCCGCTGACGGGTTCGCAGGCGTGCCCGGGCGTCGTCTGTAACGGCAACACCTTCCCGGGCGTCTACGACGCGCTCGGCCGTTACATCTACGCGGGCGTGACGCTGAACCTGTAA
- a CDS encoding vWA domain-containing protein, whose amino-acid sequence MQSLPTPAPFFSATPSVAPPAPPAPRVSQRTTASTAPYGAPDNTERYDGRPVATITDTATTPVSTFSVDVDTGFYANIRRFLNTGQPVPPEAVRTEELLNYFRYDYPRPADRAQPFSIATDVAVTPWNPATRLIRIGLRGYDVAAATRPPVNLVFLVDTSGSMARPDKLPLVKTALRGLADRLRPDDRVAIVAYAGSAGIVLEPTAQKKYVGAALACLDAGGSTAGGQGIELAYATARAHFRKGAVNRIILATDGDFNVGVSNTKALEQLVKRNRDDGITLTTLGFGAGNYNDAMMERIADVGNGNYAYIDSAMEAQKVLGEEMAATLVTIAKDVKVQVEFDPARISQYRLIGYENRALREEDFTNDAVDAGDMGAGHQVTALYEVVPAGSPGWTPARRYAANRPPAVAPRGAEACFVRLRYKLPDGTTSRELTRAIPASALAAARAPTGDLAFAAAVAAYGQKLRGDTYLGRFTYADARRLAGSPRDYWRQEFVKLTTLAEAQQAGAASGE is encoded by the coding sequence GTGCAAAGCCTCCCCACCCCGGCACCGTTCTTCAGCGCCACGCCGAGCGTCGCGCCGCCCGCGCCGCCCGCCCCGCGCGTGTCGCAGCGCACCACCGCATCGACCGCCCCCTATGGCGCGCCCGACAATACCGAGCGCTACGACGGCCGCCCGGTCGCGACGATCACCGACACCGCGACCACCCCGGTCTCGACCTTCTCGGTCGATGTCGACACCGGCTTCTACGCCAATATCCGCCGCTTCCTGAACACGGGGCAGCCGGTCCCGCCCGAGGCGGTGCGCACCGAGGAACTGCTCAACTATTTCCGCTACGATTACCCGCGCCCGGCGGACCGCGCGCAGCCGTTCAGCATCGCCACCGATGTCGCGGTCACGCCGTGGAACCCAGCGACGCGGCTGATCCGCATCGGGCTGCGCGGCTATGACGTGGCGGCGGCGACGCGCCCGCCGGTCAATCTCGTCTTCCTCGTCGACACCTCGGGGTCGATGGCCAGGCCCGACAAGCTGCCGCTGGTCAAGACCGCGCTGCGCGGGCTCGCCGATCGGCTGCGCCCCGACGACCGCGTCGCGATCGTCGCTTATGCCGGCAGTGCCGGGATCGTGCTGGAGCCGACCGCGCAGAAGAAATATGTCGGCGCCGCGCTGGCGTGCCTCGACGCAGGCGGATCGACCGCGGGCGGGCAGGGGATCGAACTGGCCTATGCCACCGCGCGCGCGCATTTCCGCAAGGGCGCGGTCAACCGCATCATCCTCGCCACCGACGGCGACTTCAACGTCGGGGTGAGCAACACCAAGGCGCTGGAACAACTCGTCAAGCGCAACCGCGACGACGGCATCACGCTCACCACGCTCGGCTTCGGCGCGGGCAATTACAACGATGCGATGATGGAGCGGATCGCCGACGTCGGGAACGGCAATTACGCCTATATCGACAGCGCGATGGAGGCGCAGAAGGTGCTGGGCGAGGAAATGGCCGCGACATTGGTCACGATCGCCAAGGACGTGAAGGTGCAGGTCGAATTCGATCCGGCGCGGATCAGCCAATATCGCCTGATCGGCTACGAGAACCGCGCGCTGCGCGAGGAGGATTTCACCAACGACGCGGTCGATGCCGGCGACATGGGGGCGGGGCATCAGGTGACCGCGCTGTACGAGGTCGTGCCGGCGGGCTCGCCCGGCTGGACGCCCGCGCGCCGCTACGCCGCCAATCGCCCGCCCGCCGTCGCGCCGCGCGGGGCTGAGGCGTGCTTCGTCAGGCTGCGCTACAAGCTGCCCGACGGCACCACCTCGCGCGAGCTGACCCGCGCGATCCCGGCCAGCGCGCTCGCCGCGGCGCGCGCGCCGACCGGCGACCTGGCCTTTGCCGCCGCGGTCGCGGCCTATGGCCAGAAGCTGCGCGGCGACACCTATCTCGGCCGCTTCACCTACGCCGACGCGCGCCGGCTGGCCGGTAGCCCGCGCGATTACTGGCGGCAGGAATTCGTCAAGCTGACCACGCTCGCCGAGGCGCAGCAGGCGGGTGCGGCGAGCGGGGAGTAG